One Parasphingorhabdus cellanae genomic region harbors:
- a CDS encoding acyl-CoA dehydrogenase family protein, which yields MNLEFTAEENAFRDEVRSFIENNYPQNIERAAVQDDMSPEDMTAWHKILGEKGWSVPAWPEQYGGTGWTPTQRYIWSEENARVNAVMPLPFGVAMVGPVIYTFGNEEQKAKHLPGIRSGDVWWCQGYSEPGAGSDLASLKTTAVRDGDDYILNGQKTWTTLAQHADWGFFLCRTDPDAPKPQQGISFILVDMNTPGIEVRPIKLIDGGYEVNEVWLTDVRVPAENLIGEENKGWTYAKFLLAHERSGIAGVARSKRGVEQLKEIAQHEMLDGEPLLQDMGFATKVSQLEIDLAALEITELRTLAGEQAGKGPGPESSLLKVKGTEIQQRLTELTLEAVGYYGTPDFRSFPADGSNDFPIGPDYAHSAAPTYFNMRKTSIYGGSNEIQRNIITKMVLGL from the coding sequence ATGAACTTGGAATTCACTGCAGAGGAAAATGCGTTTCGCGACGAAGTGCGCAGTTTTATCGAGAATAACTACCCGCAGAATATCGAACGTGCAGCGGTTCAGGACGACATGAGCCCTGAAGACATGACCGCTTGGCACAAAATTCTCGGCGAAAAAGGATGGTCGGTTCCAGCATGGCCGGAGCAATATGGCGGCACCGGCTGGACGCCGACGCAGCGCTATATCTGGTCTGAGGAAAATGCGCGGGTGAATGCCGTGATGCCATTGCCATTCGGCGTCGCGATGGTCGGCCCGGTTATCTACACATTCGGCAATGAAGAACAGAAAGCCAAGCATCTGCCCGGTATCCGCAGCGGCGATGTGTGGTGGTGTCAGGGTTATTCCGAGCCCGGTGCCGGATCTGATCTCGCATCGCTGAAAACAACTGCTGTGCGCGATGGCGACGACTATATCCTCAATGGCCAGAAGACTTGGACGACCTTGGCGCAGCATGCCGACTGGGGTTTCTTCCTGTGCCGCACCGATCCCGATGCGCCCAAGCCGCAACAAGGCATCAGCTTCATTCTGGTGGACATGAACACACCGGGCATCGAAGTGCGTCCGATCAAGCTCATCGATGGGGGCTATGAGGTCAATGAAGTGTGGCTCACCGATGTACGCGTGCCAGCAGAAAACCTGATCGGCGAAGAGAATAAGGGCTGGACCTACGCGAAATTCCTGTTGGCGCATGAACGTTCCGGCATTGCTGGCGTGGCGCGCTCCAAGCGCGGTGTCGAGCAGCTGAAAGAGATCGCTCAACATGAGATGCTCGACGGCGAGCCGCTGCTGCAGGACATGGGTTTTGCAACCAAGGTCAGCCAGCTGGAAATTGATCTCGCGGCTCTGGAAATTACCGAGCTCAGGACCTTGGCCGGCGAACAGGCAGGTAAAGGCCCGGGCCCCGAAAGTTCGCTCTTGAAAGTGAAGGGCACGGAAATTCAGCAGCGTCTGACGGAATTGACGCTAGAGGCGGTCGGCTATTACGGCACGCCCGATTTCCGCAGCTTCCCCGCCGATGGCTCGAACGATTTCCCGATTGGTCCGGACTATGCGCACAGCGCCGCTCCGACCTATTTCAACATGCGCAAGACATCGATCTATGGGGGATCGAACGAGATTCAGCGCAACATCATCACCAAAATGGTCCTCGGACTTTAG
- a CDS encoding stage II sporulation protein M, with translation MANMVTDPTAEQAIENAALKSDRFRLEREADWVRLEDIVTKMEKGKARRLSDDDVLALPTLYRTLLSSLSIARESSLDAGLIDYLEGLALRSYFMVYGTQTSFGQWLKGFFGGGWSQSIREIKVDIWIALFVMIAGTLIGYVLVAGDSDWYYALVPGNFADTRVPGASEAALRETLFSTKEHDGLGVFAAYLFSNNAQVAILAFALGFAFAVPSILLLIHNMALLGAMVWVFAQRDLTVEFIGWLSIHGTTELFAILLAGAAGIHVGRSIAFPGAKSHLKAASDAGKRAALVMAGVVIMLICAGLLEGFARQLINDTGLRYLVGGTMLTFWLVYFFVFGRSRVETGT, from the coding sequence ATGGCCAATATGGTAACAGATCCGACCGCCGAGCAGGCTATCGAGAACGCTGCCCTTAAAAGCGATCGCTTCCGGTTAGAACGGGAAGCGGATTGGGTGCGGCTTGAAGACATAGTCACGAAGATGGAGAAGGGCAAAGCCCGGCGATTAAGTGACGACGATGTGCTGGCGCTTCCCACGCTTTATCGCACCTTATTGTCGAGCCTTTCAATTGCGCGCGAAAGTTCACTGGATGCTGGATTAATCGATTATCTCGAAGGCTTGGCGCTGCGGTCCTATTTCATGGTTTACGGGACACAGACCAGCTTCGGACAGTGGCTTAAGGGCTTTTTCGGCGGCGGGTGGAGTCAATCAATCCGTGAAATCAAGGTCGATATCTGGATTGCATTATTTGTGATGATTGCCGGAACCTTGATCGGCTATGTCCTGGTCGCCGGTGACAGCGATTGGTATTATGCGCTGGTTCCCGGAAACTTTGCCGATACGCGCGTGCCTGGTGCCAGCGAAGCGGCGCTGCGCGAGACATTATTCAGCACCAAAGAACATGATGGGCTTGGCGTATTTGCCGCTTATTTGTTCAGCAACAACGCGCAAGTTGCGATCCTTGCCTTTGCGCTCGGTTTTGCTTTTGCGGTGCCGAGCATATTGTTGCTCATCCATAATATGGCGCTGCTCGGTGCCATGGTCTGGGTATTTGCGCAACGTGATTTGACGGTTGAATTTATCGGTTGGCTCTCGATCCACGGGACGACGGAATTATTCGCCATATTATTGGCCGGAGCTGCCGGCATACATGTCGGGCGCTCGATTGCCTTTCCCGGCGCTAAATCACATTTGAAGGCGGCCAGTGATGCCGGCAAACGCGCGGCTCTGGTCATGGCAGGTGTAGTGATAATGTTGATCTGTGCTGGATTGCTGGAAGGATTTGCGCGCCAACTCATCAATGATACTGGTCTGCGCTATCTGGTTGGCGGTACGATGCTGACATTCTGGCTGGTCTATTTCTTTGTCTTTGGCCGCAGCCGCGTGGAAACCGGGACATGA
- a CDS encoding DUF58 domain-containing protein, translating to MIYPTARAVFLIAIGAPVAAVLAAIMPNLWAIGIAWAAMLVVLLVIDGLIAAKAGNVQLAVPKTTEIGAPLELGVQAEFAGLMAPRTISGNLGVDDRLSDNGRIAFTLDRSQPKERIYSGASTTTPSRRGTGDIGKLWLRWKGPLGLAWRQTSKQSDQSVAVMPNISAVRSPTVQMFLRDSIFGLLARKFRGEGSEFEALAEYQPGMDRRSIDWKGSARHSKLLAKEYDTERNNQIVFALDCGSAMCEPIDGLPRIDRAVSAALLTAYITLKSGDQTSLFSFAAKPELSTPFLSGSRNFYRMQQDAATIDYRHQESNYTLALSALSNRLQRRSLIIIFTDFTDPTSADLMLEAAGRLIDKHLVLFVVLEDEELSEFIKKQPENAEDVARSVTAQSLLEQKKLVVTRLQHMGIDVIEGPHKHIGTRLINSYLKIKRRGAI from the coding sequence TTGATCTACCCGACCGCCCGTGCTGTTTTCCTGATCGCAATCGGGGCGCCTGTTGCTGCGGTGCTCGCGGCCATCATGCCGAACCTGTGGGCCATCGGTATCGCCTGGGCAGCTATGCTAGTCGTGCTTCTGGTGATAGACGGATTGATCGCCGCAAAGGCAGGGAATGTGCAATTGGCCGTTCCCAAGACAACCGAAATTGGCGCGCCGTTGGAACTCGGCGTGCAAGCGGAATTTGCGGGGTTGATGGCACCGCGCACGATCAGCGGAAATCTGGGCGTTGATGACCGTTTGTCAGACAATGGCCGGATCGCGTTTACGCTCGACAGATCTCAACCAAAAGAACGTATTTATAGCGGTGCTTCAACAACAACACCGAGCCGCCGCGGCACAGGGGATATCGGGAAACTCTGGCTACGCTGGAAAGGACCGCTGGGTCTCGCGTGGCGTCAAACTTCCAAGCAAAGCGATCAATCTGTCGCCGTCATGCCGAACATCTCGGCGGTGCGCAGCCCAACGGTCCAGATGTTCCTGCGCGATTCCATCTTCGGTCTTTTGGCCCGCAAATTTCGCGGCGAGGGAAGCGAGTTTGAAGCGCTGGCCGAATATCAACCGGGCATGGATCGGCGCAGCATCGACTGGAAAGGTTCTGCCCGGCACAGCAAATTGCTGGCCAAGGAATATGATACTGAACGCAACAACCAGATTGTATTCGCGCTGGATTGCGGATCGGCGATGTGTGAACCGATTGATGGCTTGCCGCGCATAGATCGCGCTGTTTCCGCTGCTTTGCTAACCGCCTATATCACTTTGAAATCCGGTGACCAAACCAGCTTGTTCAGTTTCGCTGCCAAGCCGGAACTGTCCACGCCCTTCCTGTCGGGTAGCCGGAATTTCTATCGCATGCAGCAGGATGCGGCGACCATTGATTATCGGCATCAGGAAAGCAATTATACCTTGGCTTTGTCGGCGCTTTCCAATCGTTTACAGCGGCGCTCATTGATCATCATTTTTACCGATTTCACCGATCCGACGAGCGCTGATTTGATGCTGGAAGCGGCCGGCCGGCTGATCGACAAGCATCTGGTTTTGTTTGTGGTGCTGGAAGATGAAGAGCTTTCTGAATTTATTAAAAAGCAACCTGAAAATGCCGAAGATGTGGCACGCAGCGTTACCGCACAAAGCTTGCTGGAGCAGAAGAAACTGGTCGTCACACGGCTGCAGCATATGGGCATTGATGTGATTGAAGGGCCTCACAAACATATCGGTACGCGGCTGATAAACAGCTATCTCAAGATCAAACGGCGAGGGGCAATCTGA
- a CDS encoding acyl-CoA dehydrogenase family protein, which translates to MDFNFSDEQNMVRDGISRLVREQYDWDTRRAVISSESGWRPEFWAQLAELGMLAAPFSEEDGGFGGGAVETMLIMEEFGKGLVVEPFIPSVVCAGGFLKHAGTAAQKEEYLSAIIAGEKVFAFAYAEPQGRYDLANLTTTAKKDGDGFSLNGQKAVVIGAPWASHFVVTARTSGGQSDVGGVSVFIVAKDAEGVSLRDYATVDGRRASEVYFENVAVSADALIGELDNGLPLIETVVDEATAAVCAEATGAMQVTHAMTLEYAKQRKQFGVPISSFQVLQHRMVDMFMEYEQSISMSYLATIKLDEDEAERKHAVSSAKVRIGQSARFVGQSAVQTHGGMGVTDETAVGSYFKRLSIIESEFGSVDHHMRRHIKLTAAA; encoded by the coding sequence ATGGATTTCAACTTTTCTGACGAACAAAATATGGTTCGTGACGGTATTTCACGGCTTGTTCGGGAACAATATGACTGGGATACGCGGCGCGCCGTAATATCCAGCGAGTCCGGCTGGCGCCCGGAATTCTGGGCACAGTTGGCGGAACTGGGCATGCTGGCCGCGCCTTTTTCCGAAGAAGATGGCGGCTTTGGCGGCGGTGCGGTCGAAACCATGCTGATCATGGAAGAATTTGGCAAAGGCCTGGTGGTCGAGCCATTTATTCCCAGTGTTGTCTGTGCCGGCGGTTTCCTGAAACATGCCGGAACGGCTGCGCAGAAAGAAGAATATCTCAGCGCGATCATTGCGGGCGAGAAGGTCTTTGCCTTCGCCTATGCTGAGCCGCAGGGCCGCTATGATCTGGCCAATCTGACAACTACGGCGAAGAAAGACGGCGACGGTTTCTCGCTCAATGGCCAAAAGGCAGTGGTGATCGGCGCACCCTGGGCAAGTCATTTTGTTGTCACGGCCCGCACCTCCGGCGGACAGTCGGATGTAGGCGGCGTATCAGTGTTCATCGTTGCAAAGGATGCCGAAGGCGTCAGTCTGCGCGATTATGCGACTGTCGATGGTCGCCGCGCTTCGGAGGTTTATTTTGAGAATGTTGCGGTGTCGGCAGATGCCCTGATCGGGGAACTGGATAACGGTCTGCCGCTGATCGAGACGGTTGTCGACGAAGCCACCGCAGCGGTCTGCGCAGAAGCCACCGGCGCTATGCAAGTGACCCACGCCATGACCTTGGAATATGCCAAGCAGCGCAAGCAATTTGGCGTGCCGATCAGCAGCTTCCAAGTGCTCCAGCACCGGATGGTCGATATGTTCATGGAATATGAGCAGTCAATTTCGATGTCCTATCTCGCGACAATCAAACTCGACGAAGACGAAGCGGAGCGCAAGCATGCGGTCTCGTCCGCCAAGGTTCGCATTGGCCAGTCGGCGCGCTTTGTCGGCCAGTCCGCGGTTCAGACCCATGGCGGCATGGGCGTAACCGATGAAACGGCGGTCGGCAGCTATTTCAAACGGCTTTCCATCATTGAAAGCGAATTTGGCAGCGTCGACCATCATATGCGGCGGCATATCAAGCTAACCGCAGCCGCCTAA
- a CDS encoding AAA family ATPase, translating into MNIGELKTLADNIRTEVAKAIIGQEEIVDHLLIALFSSGHVLLEGPPGTAKTFLAQCFSATLSLDFGRIQFTPDLMPGDIVGSNLFNFQTSTFTLTRGPIFCDLLLADEINRTPPKTQAAMLEAMQERAVTIDGETHDLSSQFMVVATQNPIEQQGVYPLPEAQLDRFLFKLLIEYPDAEEEKKIVTQYGERIGAPGPADFGISAQVDEQTLMAAAEVVKSVKLVEDVTDYIVRLVRATRETADLENGASPRAAIMLATAARARAAISGRDYVVPDDVKALAPSVLRHRTLLSPAAEIEGRQVDTIIEALVERTEAPR; encoded by the coding sequence GAACCGAGGTTGCCAAGGCGATTATCGGGCAGGAAGAAATTGTCGATCATCTTTTGATCGCGCTATTTTCCTCTGGCCATGTTTTGCTTGAAGGGCCTCCGGGAACCGCGAAGACGTTTCTTGCGCAATGTTTCTCCGCGACGCTCAGCCTGGATTTCGGTCGGATCCAGTTCACCCCCGATCTGATGCCCGGCGATATCGTCGGCTCTAACCTGTTCAATTTCCAGACCAGTACCTTCACCCTGACGCGCGGCCCGATTTTCTGTGATCTTTTGCTTGCCGATGAAATCAACCGTACACCGCCGAAAACCCAAGCCGCGATGCTGGAGGCGATGCAGGAACGTGCGGTAACGATTGACGGTGAGACCCATGATCTGTCTTCGCAGTTCATGGTGGTTGCAACCCAAAATCCAATTGAACAACAAGGCGTTTATCCGCTCCCCGAGGCGCAGCTCGACCGGTTTCTGTTCAAGTTGCTGATCGAATATCCTGATGCAGAGGAAGAGAAGAAAATCGTCACACAATATGGTGAACGTATTGGCGCACCAGGGCCTGCGGATTTCGGGATCAGCGCACAGGTGGATGAACAGACGTTGATGGCAGCGGCGGAAGTGGTGAAGTCGGTCAAGCTGGTGGAAGATGTGACCGATTATATTGTCCGGTTGGTGCGCGCGACCCGCGAAACGGCCGATTTGGAAAATGGCGCAAGCCCAAGGGCCGCGATAATGTTGGCCACGGCCGCGCGCGCAAGGGCGGCGATATCCGGTCGGGATTATGTGGTACCTGACGACGTAAAGGCGCTGGCGCCCTCTGTCTTGCGTCACCGCACCCTGTTGTCACCTGCGGCAGAGATTGAAGGCCGTCAGGTCGATACGATTATCGAAGCGTTAGTGGAACGAACGGAAGCACCGCGTTGA
- a CDS encoding RDD family protein has protein sequence MSATTTDPWTRRSANPKLDRVMVSPEGVPLNVTVATAGARAGALTLDIIIILGLILGVTLLGLLILWGFESAFGEGLILEESGPLSVVAVLWIIAVFLFRNAYFLYFELGDRAATWGKRAVGIRVAARDGGRLTAEAVIARNIIRDIELFLPLMFITSGEAEGTMTDFTAWAGFLWVLMFLLFPVFNKDRLRCGDLIAGTWVIQNVKRNLGGVVAPSAEAIADPATGTTTTRYEFSDEDLSVYGEYELQTLESVLRTGTDEALETVTSSICNKIGWEPGSGDKRIFLESYYTALRAKLEGGMRFGKRRKDKYSADI, from the coding sequence ATGAGTGCGACAACGACCGATCCGTGGACAAGACGATCCGCCAATCCCAAGCTGGACCGGGTTATGGTGTCACCAGAAGGCGTTCCGCTGAACGTGACCGTTGCTACAGCAGGCGCGCGTGCAGGCGCTCTGACGCTGGATATTATTATTATATTGGGTTTAATCCTCGGTGTGACCTTGCTGGGGTTACTGATTTTATGGGGCTTTGAATCCGCCTTTGGCGAGGGTCTCATACTGGAGGAAAGCGGCCCGCTCAGCGTTGTTGCGGTCCTCTGGATCATCGCGGTGTTTTTGTTCCGCAACGCCTATTTCCTTTATTTTGAACTCGGTGACCGTGCCGCCACATGGGGAAAGCGCGCCGTTGGTATCAGGGTTGCGGCCCGCGATGGCGGACGCCTGACAGCCGAAGCGGTCATTGCGCGCAATATCATCCGCGACATCGAACTATTCCTGCCCTTAATGTTTATCACGTCTGGAGAAGCCGAAGGAACGATGACGGACTTCACCGCTTGGGCGGGTTTTCTATGGGTGCTGATGTTTCTCCTTTTCCCTGTGTTTAACAAAGATCGGTTACGCTGCGGTGATTTGATCGCAGGGACCTGGGTGATCCAGAATGTGAAACGCAATCTGGGCGGGGTTGTCGCACCTTCCGCGGAAGCCATTGCTGATCCGGCCACCGGCACGACGACAACCCGTTACGAATTCTCGGATGAGGATCTGTCCGTCTATGGCGAATATGAATTGCAGACGTTGGAAAGCGTGCTCAGAACCGGGACCGACGAAGCCCTCGAGACAGTGACGAGCTCGATCTGCAATAAAATTGGATGGGAACCGGGCAGCGGTGATAAGCGGATATTTCTGGAATCCTATTATACTGCTTTGCGCGCCAAACTGGAGGGCGGGATGCGTTTCGGAAAACGGCGCAAGGATAAATATTCAGCCGATATTTAA
- a CDS encoding spinster family MFS transporter, whose amino-acid sequence MVQQSAAAPGTMYRYYILFVMMLTYMFNITDRMVMSILIEDIKADFVLTDTQIGLLAGTAFTVFYVVLGIPAGRLADRTNRKKMVAIAVSLWSLMTALCGVATGFWTLFLARLGVGVGEAGGNPPAISILTNYFQSHELSRAMGIFSIGAVLGPVVGFVAGGLLAEAYGWRWTFIILGLPGVLLGVLIYLTVREPDRSQFSKAVEDKAKAETQEPFATTMASLWKNRIFIRVALANALAVTASYAFAIWLAPILIRNFEIPVSQVGIYLGIVWIAGGVPGMIIGGYVTDKLALKNPKWRAWYSAIAVLLSLPLLCLCLLTDNLLLALVLYAIGYGVHSSTQGPAIAMMQSSVSPTERGTASSIASLSATFLGYFIGPAVAGAISDRLAPDYGTLSLNYAVIGITILSLTLAILAYIYAARAVTGAPPKSA is encoded by the coding sequence ATGGTTCAGCAGTCTGCCGCGGCGCCGGGCACTATGTATCGTTACTACATCCTGTTCGTGATGATGCTGACCTATATGTTCAACATCACGGATCGTATGGTGATGTCGATCCTGATCGAGGACATCAAAGCCGATTTTGTATTGACCGACACGCAAATCGGCCTGTTGGCAGGAACGGCTTTTACGGTTTTCTACGTTGTGCTGGGCATACCGGCGGGCCGTTTGGCGGACCGCACCAACCGTAAGAAAATGGTCGCCATTGCGGTCAGCTTGTGGAGCCTGATGACAGCGCTTTGCGGCGTCGCGACGGGCTTCTGGACGCTGTTTCTCGCCCGACTGGGTGTCGGTGTCGGGGAAGCAGGCGGTAACCCGCCAGCCATCTCTATTCTCACCAACTATTTTCAGTCCCATGAACTGTCCAGAGCGATGGGCATATTCTCCATCGGTGCGGTGCTTGGACCTGTAGTCGGATTTGTCGCAGGCGGCCTGCTTGCCGAAGCCTATGGCTGGCGCTGGACATTCATCATTCTCGGACTGCCGGGTGTGCTGCTCGGTGTGCTTATCTATCTGACGGTCCGCGAGCCCGACCGCAGCCAATTTTCAAAAGCTGTTGAGGATAAAGCCAAGGCGGAAACCCAGGAACCTTTTGCCACGACCATGGCTTCGCTTTGGAAAAATCGGATATTCATTCGTGTGGCCTTGGCCAACGCCCTGGCGGTCACCGCTTCTTACGCTTTTGCCATCTGGCTGGCGCCCATCCTGATCCGTAATTTTGAAATTCCAGTGTCGCAGGTTGGGATCTATCTTGGGATCGTCTGGATCGCGGGCGGTGTGCCCGGCATGATCATTGGCGGTTATGTGACGGACAAGCTGGCCCTCAAAAATCCGAAATGGCGGGCATGGTATAGCGCCATTGCGGTGTTACTTTCGCTGCCGCTTCTCTGTCTGTGCTTGCTGACCGATAATCTTTTGCTGGCGCTGGTCCTTTATGCGATAGGCTATGGTGTGCATTCATCCACACAGGGACCGGCCATTGCGATGATGCAATCGTCCGTATCTCCGACCGAACGCGGCACTGCCTCTTCCATCGCCAGCCTGTCCGCAACTTTTCTGGGCTATTTCATCGGTCCTGCGGTAGCAGGGGCTATCAGTGATCGATTGGCACCGGACTATGGCACCTTATCGCTCAACTATGCGGTTATTGGTATTACGATATTGAGCCTCACCTTGGCGATATTGGCTTATATCTATGCTGCCAGAGCAGTTACAGGAGCACCGCCTAAGTCCGCTTGA
- a CDS encoding SDR family NAD(P)-dependent oxidoreductase, whose amino-acid sequence MVDASQNHQALDYEGKIVSVIGGSSGIGNATAQAFRACGAQVHVTGTRAGPDDYSKDEGSDLEGLHYAQVDAADDGAIAAYRQTFDTLDVLICSQGMVLYKRQEFEPDNFAKVIQVNLNSLMTFAGQFHDLLKEAKGSLIIISSTAAFHATVGNPAYNASKTGAMGLTRTLGKAWAPDGIRVNGIAPGLIATKMTAVTTENPKRREATIRNIPVGRIGDPEDMAGLSLFLASPLASYVVGQTLIADGGLLL is encoded by the coding sequence ATGGTCGACGCATCCCAAAATCATCAGGCACTGGATTATGAAGGCAAGATAGTTTCCGTCATTGGCGGCTCCAGCGGGATAGGCAATGCCACCGCGCAGGCCTTTCGCGCATGCGGGGCGCAGGTTCATGTTACGGGCACGCGCGCGGGGCCAGATGATTATTCCAAGGACGAGGGCTCTGATCTGGAAGGCCTGCATTATGCCCAAGTCGATGCCGCCGATGATGGAGCCATTGCGGCCTATCGCCAGACGTTCGACACGCTGGATGTACTGATCTGTTCGCAAGGCATGGTGCTCTACAAGCGGCAGGAATTTGAACCGGACAATTTTGCCAAGGTGATACAGGTCAATCTCAACAGCCTGATGACTTTTGCCGGACAATTTCATGATCTGCTCAAAGAGGCCAAAGGTTCGCTAATCATCATCAGCTCGACCGCCGCCTTTCACGCGACCGTTGGTAACCCCGCCTATAATGCATCAAAAACCGGAGCGATGGGATTGACCCGAACACTTGGCAAAGCGTGGGCTCCAGATGGCATCCGTGTGAACGGCATCGCGCCTGGCCTGATCGCCACCAAGATGACGGCGGTGACAACGGAAAATCCGAAACGCCGGGAAGCAACAATCCGGAATATCCCGGTTGGCCGGATTGGCGATCCCGAAGATATGGCAGGGCTATCACTGTTTCTGGCATCACCGCTGGCCAGCTATGTTGTGGGGCAGACGCTGATCGCAGACGGCGGATTGTTGTTATAA